From the Octadecabacter antarcticus 307 genome, one window contains:
- a CDS encoding aldo/keto reductase — protein sequence MERITLTPDLSLSRIVYGMWRLGDVDDTSPKAVQAKIEACLAQGITTMDQADIYGGYMAEEIMGAGLTQAIKDQIEVVTKCDILAPAGRYSDAPGKYYDTTRKHIVASVDHSLRLMGVDKIDVLLIHRPDPLMDHHETGAALDDLVASGKVRAVGVSNFKLHDWTLLQSGMKSKLVTNQIEISLSAHAALTNGDLAYLQERGVAPMAWSPLGGGALMTDDTDLGRAMDVIAANNGVDRSAVAVAWLLAHPAKIMPVMGTNNMFRINGLSDALKVDMSRQTWFKLYESALGHEVA from the coding sequence ATGGAACGCATCACCCTGACCCCCGACCTGTCCCTGTCACGCATTGTCTATGGCATGTGGCGGCTTGGCGATGTTGACGACACATCCCCCAAAGCAGTTCAGGCCAAGATCGAGGCCTGCCTTGCGCAGGGCATCACGACCATGGATCAAGCCGACATTTACGGCGGCTACATGGCCGAAGAAATCATGGGCGCAGGCCTGACCCAAGCGATCAAAGACCAGATCGAAGTCGTGACAAAATGCGATATCCTTGCACCAGCGGGTCGTTATTCTGACGCACCGGGCAAATATTACGACACCACACGCAAACATATAGTTGCCTCCGTCGATCATTCCCTGCGCCTGATGGGGGTCGACAAAATCGACGTCCTGCTGATCCATCGCCCCGACCCGCTGATGGATCACCATGAAACTGGCGCGGCCTTGGATGACCTTGTGGCATCAGGAAAAGTGCGCGCTGTCGGTGTGTCGAACTTCAAACTGCACGACTGGACCCTGCTGCAATCAGGCATGAAATCAAAACTGGTGACGAACCAGATCGAAATTTCGCTGTCCGCGCACGCGGCACTGACCAACGGTGATCTGGCCTACCTGCAAGAACGCGGCGTTGCGCCAATGGCGTGGTCGCCACTTGGGGGTGGCGCGCTTATGACAGACGACACCGATCTTGGCCGCGCGATGGACGTCATTGCTGCCAACAACGGCGTTGATAGATCTGCCGTTGCAGTCGCTTGGTTGCTGGCACATCCCGCCAAGATCATGCCAGTGATGGGGACAAATAATATGTTCCGTATCAACGGCTTATCAGACGCTCTTAAAGTGGACATGTCGCGTCAAACGTGGTTCAAACTATACGAATCCGCTCTCGGACATGAGGTGGCATAA
- a CDS encoding LLM class flavin-dependent oxidoreductase produces MTIVPVTSADLDASEVSWFSALCSDDYAYLGVPDGALRSSWEHCRDIVLEAEKQGFRNVLAPSSYQVGQDTMSFVAGMAPLTKSINMLAAIRCGEMQPIMLARTVATLDHMLKGRLTLNVISSDFPGEVADSAYRYKRSHEVVEILKQAWTRDEINYDGDVYQFANVPAAPATPYQTGGPLLYFGGYSPSALELCGQHCDVYLMWPEPIDQLAQRMRDVNAVASRYNRTLDYGLRVHMIVRDTEAEAREYADHLVSQLDDEYGTLIRDRAHDSISLGVAHQAKARELADKFGYVEPNLWTGVGRARSGCGAALVGSADQILSKIESYRKMGIRSFIFSGYPHIDEAKYFGKLVMPDLKTCSLPHAYGRVPNDTPATPLGNGPRK; encoded by the coding sequence ATGACAATCGTGCCCGTAACATCTGCCGACCTCGATGCGTCCGAAGTTAGCTGGTTTTCCGCTTTGTGTTCAGATGATTACGCCTATCTGGGCGTGCCAGATGGCGCATTACGCTCGTCATGGGAACACTGCCGCGACATCGTGCTTGAGGCCGAAAAGCAAGGCTTTCGCAACGTTCTCGCGCCGTCCAGCTACCAAGTCGGGCAAGACACAATGTCCTTTGTCGCAGGCATGGCGCCACTGACCAAGTCGATCAATATGCTGGCCGCGATCCGCTGCGGTGAAATGCAGCCCATCATGTTGGCGCGCACCGTTGCGACGCTGGATCACATGCTGAAAGGCCGCCTGACACTCAACGTGATTTCGTCCGATTTCCCCGGTGAAGTCGCCGACAGCGCTTACCGCTACAAGCGCTCGCACGAAGTTGTGGAAATCCTGAAACAGGCCTGGACACGCGACGAAATCAACTATGACGGCGATGTCTACCAGTTTGCAAACGTGCCAGCGGCCCCGGCGACGCCCTACCAGACCGGTGGCCCTCTGTTGTACTTCGGCGGCTACTCGCCCTCAGCCTTGGAATTGTGCGGCCAGCACTGCGACGTCTACTTGATGTGGCCCGAACCGATTGATCAGCTGGCGCAGCGGATGCGCGACGTGAATGCCGTGGCAAGCCGCTACAACCGCACTCTCGATTACGGGCTGCGCGTTCACATGATCGTACGTGACACCGAAGCCGAGGCCCGCGAATACGCCGATCACCTCGTCAGCCAGCTCGATGATGAATACGGTACACTTATCCGCGACCGCGCCCACGACAGTATTTCACTGGGCGTCGCCCACCAAGCCAAAGCCCGCGAATTGGCCGATAAATTCGGCTACGTCGAACCAAACCTGTGGACAGGTGTCGGACGCGCACGGTCCGGCTGTGGCGCCGCCCTCGTGGGATCGGCTGACCAAATCTTGTCCAAGATCGAAAGCTATCGCAAAATGGGCATCCGTAGCTTTATATTCTCTGGCTATCCGCACATTGACGAAGCTAAATATTTTGGAAAACTTGTGATGCCGGACTTGAAAACCTGCTCATTGCCCCATGCTTATGGACGTGTCCCCAATGACACCCCTGCAACCCCTCTCGGAAACGGACCTCGTAAATAA
- a CDS encoding GntR family transcriptional regulator, whose protein sequence is MSDRQRPTALPKYVQIAEMLIRDIAAGRLADGARLLPERDMAAGLGIAVGTLRKALDLLAEKQLLERLHGSGNYVRARSDVSSIYSFLRIERRQGGGLPTAEVLSIDRLAVPAQSGFASADGFRFRRLRFMDNVPAAMEEIWLDGAVTDVVDEAAVSESLYLYYSDVLGVVITSAEDRVNVAPTPDWVDGRFGLSRGDMAGYIERTGRTRTGKVVEFSRTWFDPSQINYVSRLGKN, encoded by the coding sequence ATGTCAGACCGGCAACGGCCAACAGCGCTGCCCAAGTATGTGCAGATCGCTGAGATGCTGATCCGCGATATTGCTGCCGGACGGCTGGCAGACGGGGCGCGTCTTTTGCCGGAGCGTGATATGGCTGCAGGTCTGGGGATTGCTGTTGGAACCCTACGTAAGGCGTTGGATTTGCTGGCTGAAAAGCAGCTATTGGAACGCCTTCATGGGTCTGGAAATTACGTGCGTGCCCGCAGTGATGTATCATCAATCTATAGCTTTTTACGGATCGAACGGCGTCAAGGCGGAGGGCTGCCCACAGCCGAGGTTTTGTCGATTGATCGGCTGGCTGTCCCCGCGCAGTCGGGGTTTGCCAGCGCAGATGGGTTCCGGTTCCGCCGCTTGCGGTTTATGGACAATGTCCCTGCAGCGATGGAAGAAATCTGGCTTGATGGGGCCGTGACGGACGTGGTGGACGAGGCGGCGGTGTCTGAATCGCTATACCTCTATTATTCAGACGTTTTGGGCGTTGTGATCACCAGTGCCGAAGACCGCGTCAACGTCGCACCAACGCCGGATTGGGTTGATGGGCGGTTCGGGCTGTCTCGTGGGGACATGGCGGGCTATATCGAACGCACGGGGCGCACACGGACTGGCAAAGTTGTAGAATTTTCAAGGACTTGGTTTGATCCGAGCCAAATCAATTACGTTTCACGTTTAGGAAAGAACTGA
- a CDS encoding Gfo/Idh/MocA family protein — MDMVNYGIIGCGMMAREHIANINLLPHGRVTVVYDPVRELAESCAVLAGKDGAAAQAVVADTLDDFLAYADLDAVVIVSPNHLHASQLRAIVAKRPLPILCEKPLYTDPADRAALDALFRGYPHPVWVAMEYRYMPPVSALIEQASQATGGISMLTIREHRFPFLPKIGDWNRFNANTGGTLVEKCCHFFDLMRLILKAEPVRVMASAGQTLNHKDETYDGQVPDIWDNGYVILDFDSGARAMLELCMFAEGSRYQEEISAVGPKGKIECLVPGPGRFWPAALGPAPVPQLIISPRAPQGPITMDIPVDPTLLNAGDHNGSTFYQHQRFNAVVRGQGSVEVTVSDGAKAVAIGIAAQESARTGQAVLF, encoded by the coding sequence ATGGACATGGTAAACTACGGCATCATCGGTTGTGGCATGATGGCGCGCGAACATATCGCCAACATCAATCTTTTGCCCCACGGGCGGGTCACGGTTGTTTATGATCCGGTGCGTGAATTGGCGGAAAGTTGCGCGGTTTTGGCGGGCAAGGACGGGGCGGCGGCGCAGGCCGTGGTGGCCGATACGTTGGACGATTTCCTGGCGTACGCGGATCTGGATGCGGTGGTGATTGTCAGCCCGAACCACCTGCACGCAAGCCAGTTGCGCGCGATCGTAGCGAAACGCCCATTGCCGATCCTGTGTGAAAAACCGCTGTATACCGACCCTGCCGATCGCGCCGCGCTGGATGCGCTTTTCAGGGGCTATCCACATCCGGTTTGGGTGGCGATGGAATACCGCTATATGCCGCCTGTCAGCGCGTTGATCGAACAGGCGAGCCAAGCGACCGGGGGCATTTCCATGCTGACCATCCGCGAGCATCGCTTTCCGTTTCTGCCCAAGATTGGCGACTGGAACCGTTTTAACGCCAACACTGGCGGGACATTGGTTGAAAAATGCTGCCATTTCTTTGATCTGATGCGGTTGATCCTGAAGGCGGAGCCTGTGCGGGTGATGGCCAGTGCTGGTCAGACGCTAAACCACAAAGATGAAACCTATGATGGGCAGGTGCCCGACATCTGGGACAACGGCTATGTTATCCTTGATTTTGACAGCGGCGCGCGCGCGATGCTTGAGCTGTGCATGTTCGCCGAAGGGTCACGCTATCAGGAAGAAATCAGTGCGGTGGGGCCAAAGGGCAAGATCGAATGTTTGGTGCCGGGGCCTGGACGGTTTTGGCCCGCGGCACTTGGCCCCGCGCCGGTGCCGCAGCTGATCATCAGCCCGCGTGCGCCGCAGGGGCCGATTACGATGGATATTCCGGTCGATCCGACGTTGTTGAATGCAGGTGATCATAACGGATCGACGTTCTATCAACATCAGCGGTTCAATGCGGTCGTGCGTGGGCAGGGCAGCGTTGAGGTGACCGTGAGCGACGGCGCCAAGGCGGTGGCCATAGGGATTGCGGCGCAAGAAAGCGCGCGCACGGGGCAGGCGGTGCTGTTTTAG
- a CDS encoding phytanoyl-CoA dioxygenase family protein, translated as MTHALISQAQIDAFQRDGVIVIKGLFADHVDTLRAGVDRNMADPGPYASENLISGEKGRFFDDYCNWHRIPEFETVIRDSPAAEVAADMMQSQSTQLFHDHVLVKEPGTSKPTPWHTDGPYYFVQGTQTVSFWSPLDPVTQASLRCVAGSHKWPKPVLPTRWLSETAFYADEDTYMPVPDPDAMGMDVREWAMEPGDAVAFNYHILHGARGNDAATRRRAFSLRLLGDDARYTTRPGPTSPPFPGHDMQQGQRLRTDWFPEIFRR; from the coding sequence ATGACACATGCACTCATTTCCCAAGCCCAGATCGATGCCTTTCAGCGCGACGGCGTCATCGTGATCAAGGGGCTGTTCGCCGATCACGTGGACACCCTGCGCGCGGGCGTGGATCGCAACATGGCCGATCCCGGGCCCTACGCGTCCGAAAACCTGATATCAGGCGAAAAGGGTCGCTTTTTTGACGACTATTGCAATTGGCACCGCATTCCGGAATTTGAAACCGTGATCCGCGACAGCCCCGCCGCCGAAGTTGCGGCCGACATGATGCAAAGCCAGTCTACCCAGCTGTTTCACGACCACGTTCTGGTCAAAGAGCCGGGCACATCCAAGCCAACCCCGTGGCACACCGATGGGCCGTATTATTTCGTGCAAGGCACGCAGACCGTCAGCTTCTGGTCGCCGCTTGATCCTGTGACCCAAGCGTCGCTGCGCTGTGTCGCGGGGTCGCACAAATGGCCCAAACCCGTGCTGCCAACCCGCTGGCTATCAGAAACCGCGTTTTACGCCGATGAAGACACCTATATGCCCGTCCCCGATCCTGACGCGATGGGAATGGACGTGCGCGAATGGGCGATGGAACCGGGTGACGCAGTGGCGTTCAACTACCATATCCTGCACGGTGCCCGCGGCAACGACGCCGCAACCCGACGTCGCGCGTTTTCCCTGCGATTGCTCGGCGACGATGCGCGTTACACAACCCGTCCCGGCCCGACATCGCCGCCGTTTCCGGGGCACGATATGCAACAAGGCCAGCGATTGCGGACCGATTGGTTTCCCGAAATCTTTCGCCGCTAA